Part of the Methanobrevibacter arboriphilus JCM 13429 = DSM 1125 genome, CACTTTCAACTAATTTAAGTGTGTTTTTATTAAGAAGAGGATCAATATTCTCTAATTCTATCTGTGCAGTATTTTCTATGTCTCTTACTCGAACTGTTTCACTATGAGTAAGACTTTTAATAAAATCTTCAGCATATTTAATTCTATTAATCTTTTTAACAGTTATTTCCTGACCAGTTTTTATCCTAGTTGCTAAACATGTTGTAGATTGTGAATATTCAATATTATTTTCGCTTAAATATGTTAAAACATCTTCTTTTTCAATACCTGCATTAACTAAAGGGCTTAGAATATCATTTTCATAATTTATCATTATTCCTGGCCTATCTTCAAGTAAATCACTTATGTTTGTACCATCAACTATTGTTTCAAAACCTTTTTCCTCTGCTAACTTTTTTATATTTGAATACATTATACTTCTACATAAATAACATCGATTAGGATTATTTTCTTTGAATTTGTCTATTTCAAGGAAATTTTCATCAATTATCTCATGTTCTATTCCTATTGAATCAGCAATTTTCTTTGCATTATTTAAAAAATTAGAAGGCATTATTTCATTGTTAAGTGTAACCGCAAGTATATTATTTGCTACTTTTTTAGCTAAATAAGCAATTAATGTACTATCTGCACCTCCTGAAAAAGCAATAACAATATCTTTTCCTTTTAGAATTTTTTCTACTTTTTCGATTTTTTTAGCTAATTTCATGATCTTAAAACCTACATTCTATTTATTCATACTAATTTTTTTATATTTCTTTATTTAACAATAGTAATAAATAT contains:
- the larE gene encoding ATP-dependent sacrificial sulfur transferase LarE, with translation MKLAKKIEKVEKILKGKDIVIAFSGGADSTLIAYLAKKVANNILAVTLNNEIMPSNFLNNAKKIADSIGIEHEIIDENFLEIDKFKENNPNRCYLCRSIMYSNIKKLAEEKGFETIVDGTNISDLLEDRPGIMINYENDILSPLVNAGIEKEDVLTYLSENNIEYSQSTTCLATRIKTGQEITVKKINRIKYAEDFIKSLTHSETVRVRDIENTAQIELENIDPLLNKNTLKLVESELKAVNFEKITLDIGTKNHEKKDIVIYKPCKDEANKIMFENELPYNIDIGKTCPNLEKLGKLKCSKKMGVAMLDINGRNVTLFENGKIVARKVKDKEDAQNILIEVLPMIRRII